A single genomic interval of Armatimonadota bacterium harbors:
- a CDS encoding YkvA family protein yields the protein MFEGPTLPLLRMELVPVLRRLPSYSRLAWALVRERRIRRRHRLLLLGGIGYLLSPVDLIPGFVPVLGQLDDLGIALWALRRALRAAPPEVAQVHLRAAGLSSETLDADLARVNRSGRLLTRAAFRTGRSLAVGAGRTLWRLGRQVLAR from the coding sequence ATGTTTGAGGGCCCGACCCTGCCGCTCCTGCGAATGGAACTGGTGCCGGTGCTGCGTCGGCTGCCGTCCTACTCCCGCCTGGCCTGGGCGCTGGTGCGGGAGCGGCGCATCCGGCGGCGGCACCGCCTCCTACTGCTGGGAGGCATTGGATACCTGCTGTCGCCGGTGGATCTCATCCCGGGATTCGTTCCCGTCCTGGGGCAGCTGGACGACCTGGGGATCGCCCTGTGGGCGTTGCGGCGCGCGTTGCGGGCGGCCCCGCCCGAGGTGGCCCAGGTCCACCTGCGCGCGGCCGGACTCAGTTCCGAGACCCTCGACGCCGACCTGGCCCGCGTCAACCGCTCGGGGAGGCTCCTCACCCGAGCCGCGTTCCGCACCGGGCGCAGCCTGGCCGTGGGGGCGGGCCGCACCCTGTGGCGGCTGGGG
- a CDS encoding endonuclease MutS2 yields the protein MDPRSLRVLEYPQVLELLAAETITPMGREQAAALLPATDLETCRARLRETTEAAALRASGEVSLRGARDLRPSLRRAVAGGTLDPQDLLDVAQTLEVARRLKAFLEAHRAQAPHLAELGRGITPQPLLEERITAVLDEAGEVRDGASPHLRRIRAEQRALERRLREQLEGILRDPAYARMVQEPLVTIRSDRFVIPIRQEAKGQFPGIVHDQSTSGATVFMEPLAIVPLGNRLRELVAEARAEIGRLLAELSQAVAAQAESIGTTLEALGAVDLALAKAALSERFACVEPRLEAVPLVDLRQARHPLLLRHLGPERVVPIDVELGRRFKTLIISGPNTGGKTVTLKTIGLLTLMAQAGLHIPAAETSILGVFSQVFADIGDEQSIEQSLSTFSSHLRAIVDILAALRPPALVLLDEVAAGTDPTEGAALARAIIETLLEGGATTAATTHNNDLKALAYSLPGVENASVEFDPETLRPTFRVLVGQPGQSNALIIARRLGLAPQVVDRARSFLSADRLRADDLLREAAGDRQSAARAREEAERLRQEARTLAERYETELARLQAERRRLAAEARREAEELLRRTRQELEAVLRQVRATRNLEAAQEAQRRLASLAAEWTERAAAETPAEVAGAPPREVAVGQRVFIPALARTGRVLARPDARGEVEVEVGSVRARLPMPALRLVEDGAGGPGPSPGGERAPGLAGVPRAVPLELSLRGQTVDEALPEVDRYLDEAALAGLPQVTLIHGKGTGALRRAVQAFLRGHPHVRAFRPGNPGEGGEGVTVVELNV from the coding sequence GTGGACCCCCGCTCCCTGCGCGTCCTGGAGTATCCCCAGGTCCTGGAGCTGCTGGCCGCAGAGACAATCACCCCTATGGGGCGGGAGCAGGCGGCCGCGCTCCTGCCGGCCACAGACCTGGAGACTTGCCGCGCACGCCTCCGGGAGACCACCGAGGCGGCGGCTCTCCGCGCATCGGGAGAGGTCTCCCTGCGCGGGGCCCGCGACCTGCGCCCCTCCCTGCGACGGGCGGTCGCCGGGGGGACGCTCGACCCGCAGGATCTGCTAGACGTGGCCCAGACCCTGGAGGTGGCCCGGCGGCTGAAGGCGTTCCTCGAGGCCCACCGCGCGCAGGCGCCGCATCTGGCAGAGCTGGGGCGGGGGATCACGCCGCAGCCACTCTTGGAGGAGCGGATCACCGCTGTTCTGGATGAGGCCGGAGAGGTACGCGATGGCGCCAGCCCGCACCTGCGGCGCATCCGCGCCGAACAGCGCGCCCTGGAGCGGCGCCTCCGGGAGCAGCTTGAGGGGATCCTGCGCGATCCTGCCTACGCCCGAATGGTGCAGGAGCCGCTTGTCACCATCCGCTCCGACCGCTTCGTCATCCCCATCCGTCAGGAGGCCAAGGGACAGTTTCCCGGGATCGTCCACGATCAGTCCACCAGCGGCGCCACCGTCTTCATGGAGCCCCTGGCCATAGTCCCCCTGGGCAACCGGCTGCGGGAGCTGGTGGCGGAGGCGCGGGCGGAGATAGGGCGGCTGCTCGCCGAACTCAGCCAGGCGGTGGCGGCCCAGGCGGAGAGCATCGGCACCACCCTGGAGGCGCTGGGCGCGGTGGACCTGGCGCTGGCCAAGGCCGCGCTCAGCGAGCGGTTTGCCTGTGTGGAACCGCGGCTGGAGGCGGTACCGCTGGTGGACCTGCGGCAGGCGCGCCACCCGCTGCTGTTGCGCCACCTGGGGCCGGAGCGCGTGGTGCCCATTGACGTGGAACTGGGGAGACGGTTTAAGACGCTGATCATCAGCGGTCCTAACACCGGGGGCAAGACCGTGACCTTGAAGACCATCGGCCTGCTTACCCTGATGGCTCAGGCGGGCCTACACATCCCGGCGGCGGAGACATCCATTCTGGGGGTCTTCTCCCAGGTCTTCGCCGACATCGGGGACGAGCAGTCCATCGAGCAGAGCCTCTCCACCTTCTCCTCGCACCTTCGGGCGATCGTGGATATCCTGGCCGCCCTGCGGCCCCCGGCACTGGTCCTGCTGGACGAGGTGGCTGCGGGAACCGATCCCACAGAGGGGGCGGCGCTGGCCCGGGCCATCATTGAGACGCTGCTGGAGGGGGGCGCCACCACCGCGGCGACCACCCACAACAACGACCTCAAGGCACTGGCCTACAGCCTCCCCGGGGTGGAGAACGCCTCAGTGGAGTTCGACCCGGAGACGCTACGACCCACCTTCCGCGTCCTCGTCGGCCAGCCGGGGCAGAGCAACGCGCTGATCATCGCCCGGCGCCTGGGACTGGCGCCGCAGGTCGTGGACCGCGCCCGCTCCTTCCTCTCGGCGGACCGCCTGCGGGCTGACGACCTGCTGCGCGAGGCGGCAGGCGACCGGCAGAGCGCGGCGCGGGCGCGGGAGGAGGCGGAGAGGCTGCGGCAGGAGGCGCGGACCCTGGCCGAACGGTACGAGACGGAGCTGGCGCGGCTGCAGGCGGAGCGGCGACGCCTGGCGGCGGAGGCGCGACGGGAGGCCGAGGAGCTGTTGCGGCGCACCCGGCAGGAGCTGGAGGCGGTGCTGCGCCAGGTCCGCGCCACCCGCAACCTGGAGGCCGCCCAGGAGGCGCAGCGCCGCCTGGCCTCCCTGGCGGCGGAGTGGACAGAGCGGGCGGCGGCCGAGACCCCTGCGGAAGTAGCCGGAGCCCCTCCCCGGGAGGTGGCCGTGGGGCAGCGGGTCTTTATCCCGGCGCTGGCCCGGACCGGCCGTGTGCTGGCGCGGCCCGACGCCCGCGGGGAGGTGGAGGTGGAGGTCGGAAGCGTGCGCGCGCGCCTGCCGATGCCGGCGCTGCGGCTGGTGGAAGATGGGGCCGGGGGGCCCGGGCCGTCACCGGGTGGGGAACGGGCGCCGGGGTTGGCGGGGGTGCCCCGGGCTGTGCCGCTCGAGCTCTCGCTGCGGGGTCAGACTGTGGACGAGGCGCTGCCCGAGGTGGACCGCTACCTGGACGAGGCGGCGCTGGCAGGCCTGCCGCAGGTCACTCTGATTCACGGCAAGGGGACCGGAGCCCTGCGCCGGGCGGTGCAGGCCTTCCTCCGCGGCCACCCACACGTGCGCGCCTTCCGGCCGGGAAATCCCGGGGAGGGCGGCGAAGGTGTCACGGTGGTGGAGCTCAATGTTTGA